aacggggagggagagggagaagagggaaaggaggtggCAGTCTCGGTGGCAGCAGACACAAATCTTCCCtcccagaatgactaaaatgatgAATCTCGCATCTCGTTTCAGATTTACCGCAACGCCAACTTTCAGAGAGACAAGCCTTTCCTGCTCGGGAACATTCAGAGGAAAAGTGACCTGAGAGTCACCACCACCTGGCTAGGCACCAGTGCACCAACTCCAAAGAGAAAGAAGCCGGTGGCAGCAACAAGACAGTCCCCACGAATCCATCACGAGGAACCCGCCAACGACGACGAGACGGTCCCCGGCGCAGCCCCAAACGCTCAGGGTCCCAGCGGCAGCCAGTCCTTCGCCTTCTCTGGCATTTGGTCTCTGAGCAGCGCAGCCGGGTACGCCATGGCAACTCATGGCCCGAGTGAGCCAGGTGGCCTGAGTGGGGAGGGCACCTCCAGGAACATGATGTTTGCGCCCCTGGCTACTGCCAGAAGGGATGACACAGGGGAACTGCCCATCAGCCCCCCAGTTTACCCCGACTATGGTACGGTGATGTCTCTGTATAACACCTGTTATTCCATCCTGCTGGCGGCCCTGTCAGTCATGTCCCCAAACGAGGCCCCCAGTGAGAACGAGGAGCAGGAGGGCTCCTCAGATTACAAGTGTGCCCTCTGTGAACATTTCAAGGAAAATCCGGGTCCCTAGGCTCACAGGCCACTGACGACAGCTAAAAACTCACCACTGTAACCGTCAATCTATTTTTGGCTTTAATGGAAACAAACACAACTCCGCGGGAGTAAATAAACAGTCTGACTAGAACCGCGAATCTGTGTTCTTTCTCACGTATGATGCTACACACACCTTATGCGATAAGCCCGGGGAGGCTGGGAATCCTGGCCTGAGACAGGTTCTGGCCCCCTACTGTCCTCTGTCCTTCGAAGCGGCAGCGTTTTTGCAGCCTCGGCCAAGGACCTGGCTAGGGAGCATGGAGGAGGCAAGCCCAGGAAGATCTGGTCCCCTGAGCCTCGCCTGCGGGTCAGGAGACAGAACCGCCTCACTCCTGACCTTGGGGGTGTCACCTCGTATCATTCGTGTGTTTGAAACAGGAGGGCTTTTCCTCACGGGTGCCCCTGTGATGCCGGGAAGTTTCTGATCAGCAGCTGAGCGCTTCTAGCCCAAGAGCCAGGGGCCTGCCAAAGAGGCCCACCTAAAAGCAGGGCCACCCCATCTGCCAAGGGACGTGGGGCCACTTTCTTGTTGCTCAGAAGAGACGGGCCATTCTAGTCaatgcctgggggtgggggtgggggagggacagcccATCTTCCCCATCGGTAAGGACCACCAGAAACTTTGCTAAGAAAGCACACAACGACAACAAAAGATTTCCCACAGAATACACAACACGACTTAATCATTTTCCCATCGGTGCTGTATTTAGGATCCTTCCTTTGGCCATGAAGTAGCTAGCTGTGGGATGTGTCGAACACGCATACTTCATGGGCCAAGGGACGCTTTGACAACAGAGTAAGAGTCGTTTGTAAGAACAGACGGATGCTGTGTCTCAGTCTGATGCTGTCGTCATGGTGAACGGGGGCACCGTGGCTGGCCACCCCTGCACACCCCTTTAGCGCCCGCTCCCAGCCTTCCCACAAGGTCCCCTGGATGCTGTTCAAACGTCCTATGAGTTCTGAGCAGAACAACGAGAGGAGGAAACACGAACTGGTCGTCTTCAGACCTATGTCTTTGTACGACCCGGAAATCAGAAGGACTCAAGTAGTGGCGGCACCAAGACATTTACTGGCCGCTTCCCCTTTATCCCGAACGTCGAAGTCCTGGAGACTGCCGGCGAGCCCAGATAGGCATCTCACGAGGAAAGTCCCGCTGCCCTGTCCCCTGCATCTGAGTGGAGAGACCTGTTTCCACGAACAGCACACAGTGGCAGGGCCGATTCAGACTGAACCGGGCTTGTAGGTCTGCGGCATGACGGTCAGTGGATGGGTCACGATTTAGCCGGTTTCTCGGTAACCTTCCGCACTCGCCAGGCGTCCTGCCCCAAGGGCATCAGGTGCTCTGGGATGTCTACCTGGAAGATATCCTTTCCGCCTTTCCTGGGTATGGGCTCCAGTAACCACCTGGGGTTTGAAAGCACGGTGAGGTACTTCTGCTTCAGGCTGGTCAGCACAGCTTGATTCTCCAGCGCCACAACCTCATCAGGGGCTAAGTCCTCTGGGCACTGTACAGTTTCCCCAATGTCAACAAGCCCTGAGCACAAAGAGAAGCACACGATGGTTTTTCCTTCCAGAAACCAAGGCCCGCCTGTTGGAGAACATGATTATTCAAAGTTACAACCACCAGAGACCAAGAGGGTCTCCCCAAGGGGACACCGGGTACACTGGGCCCCTCGGACTGAGCATACCCGACACGCCAAAGTCTGCTTCAGGCATTCTGGGTGAGGCCGAGGGAGGGAGCGAAACGGAGCGGAGGGCCTCGTCCTCAATGACCACCCCCAAATAATGGGCTGGCCCCAGCCAGAGAGCTTAGGGCAACAGGCAGAGGTCAGACCAGAAGGGCCCCAGATGCTGGGCGGAACAGGCACTCAGGTCCCCGAGCACTTCAGCAGGTGGCAGGTGCTCGTGTGGGACCTCCCCCACCGAGGGCTTAGGGGACTCACCCAGGATGCAgggacagtgggggtggggcatcgCACAGGAAGCCCGGCAACAGCCCGGGGTCTGGAGTCTGCCCGACCCACTGTGTGCACCGTGCTGCCTCCACGGTCTCTGTCGCACGCACACACGCGGGCACACGTGCGCAACCGTGAGCGAAGGTCACATGCACACTTGGaacctgtccctgtctctcaggTCAGAACCgggcactgaggcccagagcggaAGCAGGGTTCACCTGAAGTCGTGGGACCTCAGCAactccccccatccccagtccCAGGGCCCCCTGCTGCCCCGCCGAAGGTGTGCTGCTTAAAGAAAACACGGCCCCCACACCAAGCAGCTCACACAAGGGAACAAGGCACAAAACTCCTGAGCAAGGTCCTGGGGAGTAGCCCTTGGGGGTGTCTCAGCAGCATGCGGCTTCTCATCACTTGCCAGCGATCACGCCACGGCCATACTTTTCCCCTTCCAGAAGCAAGGCCTGAATCTGAGCAGGGGTCATTCCAAGCCTCTCCGCCAGCAGCTCCCTCCATGCGGTGTCTTCCCAGTCCCTGTGAGCAATGTGGATGGCGATGGTACGGTTCCGGTGGCTGCTCAGCAGAGGACGCCAACGCGTCTCCAGGGTCTTGACCCCGTTTAAGACAAAACCTGCATAAGGCTGCCGGAAGGAGAGGCAGCCGAACTTCATCTCCCCAGAGCGCCTTGGGCCTCACCAGACCTGCGGAGACACAGAACCACGAAGGTCAACAGGCATCGTGCCCAGCGCTCCAAGCTCATGACCTGGGGGCAAGACCTCTCCCCAGGGTCCCCCGGGGGTGCCCTGACACCCCACTGACCTGGACGGTGGGGGAACGGAGAGccttggctcctcctcctctgtcactACACGGTCAGCTGACAGGCACAAAGGAAGGGACCGGCGGTCAGGATGACGTGTCCATCACATGGAGTCGTTGGGGACCTCAGAGAGGAGGGCGGGGATAGCTAGAGAAAGGCATGGCCAGGACAGCCTGTGGTCAGTTCTACATCAGAGGTCACTGAGCCCCAGGAGAGCACAGATGGCGAGGGGCCCCTCGGTTGGACGGCTCAGTGAGCTGGCTCTACCTCTCTCCCAGCACAGACAGGGACATCCTGGGCTTCGCCACCCTGGGGCTGCTGAGCGCAAACCCTTGgtatccgacctcagctcagcgCTGGGGGCGCCCTGTGATCGCACATGGTCCTGGCAGCTGTCTCCTCCCGACCCCTTTGGGTGCCACCCTCCTCTGACCCCTTCCTGCCCCACTGCTCTCCACCATCAACAGACACCCCCCGACCCTGACCCGGGCCTAGAGAAACCAGGAACCAGAGCAGGAACAGCTGGTACCAGGGCGCACGCACCGtctccatgccaggcactggggtggGCGGTGGGCACAATCAACACATCACAGGATTCGATCCTCACATAACCCAGTAAGGCAGCGCTTCGTCACCCTGCTCTATAGCTGAGAAGGAGGCGCCGAGGGATAGAGAGACGGCCCATGATTGCAGGGGACCTGAGTGCACCTACCCCTTGTCCTTGCACCTGGACGAGGGGGTCCCTCCTCCTTGCGCACGGCAGAGCTGTGCAGTGGGAGGAGCACGAGCCTCAGCTGGGTCCTGGCACCTCAAGGAGCCCCAGTCTCCATCGGGGCCGCGAGGACCGGGGACAAGGTGCAGGGGCACCTAGCCCGGCATGTGGCACCTAACAGGACAGCCACAAACAGTGGCCGCCcctcatcattatcatcatcctcatcacagGGCCTGGGGCACTGCGCTGCACTCAGGAGCACCCCGAATCTGGATCATCTCTCCTCCCAGTTCTCGAAGGACATAAACCTGGCCTCAACCCCTCCTCTCGTTTAAGAGAACACATCTACTCTCAAAGATAAGGCCCTGGGATCACCCCTTTCCCAACCCACCGTCCTGCCGCCCTGGCACCACACCCCCTGCGTTCCCACTGTCTGGGGCTGAGCTGCGCGGCCACCTGCCCTCAGCTGTGCTCTGGGCCAAGCACAGTCCTTCACTGGAGGACCTCACTCCGTCTGCTCTTGCTCAGGCAGCCCTACTCCCCTCCCCTGTGAGTAGATGGTCTCGCTTTCAGAAAGCCACACCTGCACACCCCTCACTGCAGGGACAaagacccccccccaacccagccccTGAGCCCGCACGTGTCTCCAGCACCTGCCAACTTGTCTAAACCTCTGCATAGCAGAGGTCCCAGGAGCAGCGGTCTACACTCACAGTCTCTACTTCTTCCCCTCGCACTGCCCGCCCTCCTCCATGAACACACCGGTTGCCGCAGGCACCAGCGACCTGCCCCGTGCCTGTCCATCTTCATGGAACTCACGGCCGGACAGCCCTGACGCGACTGACACCCCTCCTTCACTTCTCAGCCTTCCACGTTGCACCTCACTCACGGGTTGGTTCTGCTAACCACATAAGGCCCCAGCCGGCGGCAGAGAAAACCATTTCATGTAAGTGGCTCGTGTTCTCACAGCCTAGCAGACCCGTATCCAACAGGAGAAAGAGGACACCAGGCCCTCACACTGTCACACGGGAAGGATTTGGGGGCCCTATAGTCCAGTTCCCCTCAATCAAATCCTGGaagtcccccccccgcccccgccccgggaggAGTGACAGGGGCAACAGGCTGAACCCCGCACAGCCGGCGGCCTCGGTGAGGTCGCGGCCCTTAAGGGCCCAGCGGGAGGCGGGGAGGGCCGGAATGACTGCGGACCGGTGCCCGTGCAAAGGTATGGTCGCGTTTCTCCGCGCACACGTACGTCGCGCGCATGTGATGGTggcgggaggaggggacagggaagggtgTCCGCGGCCGCTCTGCGCTTGCTTCCAGACCTCTGGTCCGGGAACCCCCAGCCCAGAGGCACCGTCCCGCCGAGGGTCGAGCAGGCCGCAGCCGCACGGGCTTCCTGGCTCCCTTCGCGCGTGGCGggtctccccgcccccgcccaccgCAGGCGCGCTCAGCCGATTCGGCTGCGGCCACCGGGCGGGACCGTCCGCTTCCCGTGACCCTGCGAGGCCACCAGCGCCGGGACGACCGCCTCCCACGCCCAGGCGAGGAGACGACGCGGCCCACCGAGAGAGGACAGAGCGCCCGGTCCGCGTCGTGGCTGTCCCGCCATCGCCGCGGCCCGACACCAGGGACCGCTGACAGGTGCCGGGCGCCGGCAGCCCCTCACCTGACGCACCCGCACAGACGCTGCCGCTCCTTTTTTGCGGGGCATACGCCGGCTCGTACCCACGTAGTTACGTACGCACACGGAGGTACGCAGCACGCCAGGGCGAAAGCCCGTAGGCACGCAGCCAAGCAGTTACGTGGACACGCACTTACGTACACACGCACATAGGCCCGCAGGCCCCGGTCGCTAGGAGACGTCGTTGGACTCAAGGGGCCGGGAGGCGCGCGGGACCATCAGGCTTGATAGGGAGCTGGGGCTGGCGGCTGGAGCGGAACCGGAAGGAGGatagaaatgggggtggggcggtggggggaaggggcggggcgagtcgagtctgggggtggggctgtgggcGGGGCGGCGGGAGGCCGAGCTGGGGGAGGAGTAGGTGGGGGCGGACCTGTGGGTTAGGAGCTGGGGTAGGAGGAGCCGTGAGACAGGGCTGTGGAAGAAGCTGGCGCCAGTTGTGGGAAAGAGTTGGGGCAGGACCTAGGGCAATGAGCGGGAAGGAGCAGGACGGAGATGGGAAAGCTGCGGAGGAGTAGCTGTGGGAAGAGCAGGGTGGGCCTGGGGAGGTGTAACTGGGGGAGTTGCAGGGGGGAGCTTGGGGTGGAGCCAAAGGGGAAGCTGGGGGAccactggggaggagggcagagctgaCAGGAGGAGCTGGAGCAGGGGCAGGatggagctggggcagtggaggcGGAGCTGGGAGAAACTGTGAGGGATGGAGTCAGAGGAGCTGGGGACCCCTGGGGGGAGGGCCCTGGGAGGAGCTGAGCGGAGTTGAGAAGCGGAGCCGGAGAGGGGCGGGGTGGAACCGAGGAGGTTGGGTAGGCggagctggggcaggagggggcggaGCTGAGAGAAAGCtgtgtttggtggggggggggttcaggGGAGGAGCCAGGGAACCCACGGGTGTGGGggtagggaggagcagagcggAGCTGAGAaggggagatggagaggggcGGGGTGGAACTGAGGAGGTTgggaaggtggaggtgggggtggagatggGCGGAGCTGGAAGAAAGCTTTGGCGGGTGGTGGAATCACAGGAGGAGTGGGGGAACCACCGGGTAGAAGGAGGTAGGGTGGAGCAGGATGGAACTACGGGGAGCAGGCGAGGAGGAGCGGGGCGGAGCTGGCGGACGAGTGGGACGAAATTTAGGAGACGGAGGTGGAGCCATGGGAAGAGCTGGGGAAGCACAATGGATGAGCACCTGGGGAGTAGCAGGGCCGGGCTGGGGGACCCTCCAAAGGCAGAAGTGGGGGACTAGGAGGGCGTGGCTGGTGGCAAGTTaggagggagaggtgaggatGAGCCGGGCCGGTCTGGGGGAAAGGTCGGAGAAGTAGTAGCTAgcgccgggggtggggagggtggcacGGGGATGGGCAAAAGctgggagaaggtggggaggtgACCAGCGGGGCTGGGGTTGAGTAGAACGACGTGGGCGGGGGAAGCTCGGAGCAGAAAATGGGGAGGAGTGGGGCGGGGCTTTCGAGGCTCGAAGTGGACTGGTGAGATAGCTGGGAGGGGGAACAGGGCGGGGCTGTAGAGAGGCTGGGCGGGACTGCTAGGATAGTTCGGAGGAGGAGCTGCGGAGGGGCTGGTGTGGGGAGTAGCAAGGTTGGACTGGTAGGGTATCTGGAAAGTGAAGCTGGGGCGGAGCAGGGTGGGACTGGTGGAATAACTCgggggaggagctggggtggAGCAGGGTGTGGTACGGGAGGAGCGGAGCGGGACTCGTGGAATAGCtggcggggaggggctggggttgAGCAAGGCTGTACTGGTGTAGTggcggggaggaggagctggTGTGTCGCGGGGCGTGGCTGGGGTGGAGCTACGTTGGAGGAGGGCGGAGCTGGCAAGGCCGGAATGTTGGACCTTGGGGACCGCGCGGGGCTGAGCAAAGGTGTGCCAGTGGCGCAGACCAGGCAGTGCCCTTTATAAGCGTTCCGTCCGCGCCGCACTCGTAGGCAACAAAGTGGCAGCCCCAGGGTCCTCAGCGACCTGAGGTGACCCTTAAAATGGACCCCGGAGAGCACGGAGGCGGGAAGAGGGTGGTACCTGCAGGTTGAATCCCGCACCTCCGGGCTGAacgcccaggcaccctgggatggCCAGTGGGGGCCTGAGGGACGGACTTTATATGAACGTATTTTGCAGGTGAGAAGAAAAAATTCCTACTCTGTTTCCTGCTGCCCCTCAGACCTGACATGTGCCAGACAGAGTCAACCGCC
The window above is part of the Panthera tigris isolate Pti1 chromosome X, P.tigris_Pti1_mat1.1, whole genome shotgun sequence genome. Proteins encoded here:
- the LOC122235537 gene encoding heat shock transcription factor, X-linked member 3-like, whose translation is MASQSAKEIPKGKLAPSDDGEPAPELPSSSSQDPNLDSGEILVMNRDQAVIQDPGPQDNPQPQAPNQGAANVGENNSILGLSFPRKLWMILEDNTFTSVRWNDAGDTVIIDEDLFQREVLHRRGAERIFETDSLKTFIRLLNLYGFSKIRATDPWGNQSPGNKRMLIYRNANFQRDKPFLLGNIQRKSDLRVTTTWLGTSAPTPKRKKPVAATRQSPRIHHEEPANDDETVPGAAPNAQGPSGSQSFAFSGIWSLSSAAGYAMATHGPSEPGGLSGEGTSRNMMFAPLATARRDDTGELPISPPVYPDYGTVMSLYNTCYSILLAALSVMSPNEAPSENEEQEGSSDYKCALCEHFKENPGP
- the LOC122235539 gene encoding LOW QUALITY PROTEIN: protein EOLA1-like (The sequence of the model RefSeq protein was modified relative to this genomic sequence to represent the inferred CDS: inserted 1 base in 1 codon), whose translation is MKFGCLSFRQPYAGFVLNGVKTLETRWRPLLSSHRNRTIAIHIAHRDWEDTAWRELLAERLGMTPAQIQALLLEGEKYGRGVIAGLVDIGETVQCPEDLAPDEVVALENQAVLTSLKQKYLTVLSNPRWLLEPIPRKGGKDIFQVDIPEHLMPXGAGRLASAEGYRETG